The proteins below come from a single Dermatophilaceae bacterium Soc4.6 genomic window:
- a CDS encoding ATP-binding protein, translated as MPLRVRLSLLVGAAAALLLTVGGVVFLHQLRDGLDNAVDTALRARADALSSQLVSSSGAGFQDAGAAGLLPPHEALAQLLSPSGSVVDSSEGATGAPLLTPRQVAAAQRNPVSVTSTAAGDSVRLLAVAVPGAGVPAQVLVVGTTRDLSEAALTQARTLLLVAGPLVVLACALGAWLLAGATLRPVTRMRRQADAITAGDVGARLTVPATRDEVALLGATMNALLQRLQTAVAQQRDLVADAGHELRTPLALLRAELELAVRPHRSRHEVDFAVRDALDDIDRLTRLTDDLLLLATAEDARAPAREKPVRLDLLVLEGVEQVRRRQGLAGGSTASIEVQVDARDDREDDRGMTIVADGDEVLRIVINLVENALHHAHGASRVSLRLSTSDGPPMAVLDVTDEGPGFPEAFLPYAFERFRRADPSRSVGQGGVGIGLSIVAALVHHHGGTVSATNGASGGAHVQVRLPRPPTETVDA; from the coding sequence GTGCCGTTGCGGGTCCGCCTGTCCCTCCTCGTCGGCGCCGCCGCCGCGCTCCTGCTCACCGTGGGCGGGGTCGTCTTCCTGCACCAGCTGCGTGACGGCCTCGACAACGCGGTCGACACCGCGCTGCGGGCGCGCGCGGACGCGCTGTCCTCGCAGCTCGTGTCGTCCTCGGGGGCCGGTTTCCAGGATGCGGGGGCGGCGGGTCTGCTCCCGCCTCACGAGGCCCTCGCCCAGCTGCTCAGCCCCTCGGGTTCGGTCGTGGACTCCAGCGAGGGAGCCACCGGTGCGCCGCTCCTGACGCCGCGGCAGGTGGCCGCGGCCCAGCGCAACCCCGTGAGCGTCACCTCGACGGCAGCCGGTGACAGCGTGCGGTTGCTGGCGGTCGCCGTGCCTGGCGCCGGGGTGCCGGCTCAGGTCCTGGTGGTCGGCACCACACGCGACCTGAGCGAGGCGGCGCTGACGCAGGCCCGCACGCTGTTGCTCGTGGCGGGTCCGCTGGTCGTGCTGGCCTGTGCGCTGGGGGCGTGGCTGCTGGCCGGGGCCACCTTGCGGCCCGTGACCCGGATGCGCAGGCAGGCGGACGCGATCACCGCCGGAGACGTGGGTGCCCGGTTGACGGTGCCGGCCACCCGCGACGAGGTCGCTCTCCTGGGGGCGACGATGAACGCCCTGCTCCAGCGCCTCCAGACGGCCGTCGCCCAGCAACGGGACCTGGTCGCGGACGCCGGGCACGAGCTGCGTACCCCGTTGGCCCTGCTGCGAGCCGAGCTCGAGCTAGCGGTCCGACCTCATCGCAGCCGTCACGAGGTCGACTTCGCTGTGCGCGACGCCCTCGACGACATCGACCGCCTGACCCGTCTGACCGATGACCTGTTGCTTCTGGCGACGGCCGAGGACGCGCGCGCGCCCGCGCGGGAGAAGCCGGTGCGGCTGGACCTCCTCGTCCTCGAGGGGGTCGAGCAGGTCCGCCGTCGTCAGGGCCTCGCGGGAGGGTCGACGGCCAGCATCGAGGTCCAGGTAGACGCCCGAGACGACCGAGAGGACGACCGCGGAATGACCATCGTGGCCGACGGGGACGAGGTGCTCCGCATCGTCATCAACCTCGTCGAGAACGCGCTGCACCATGCGCATGGTGCGTCCCGGGTGTCCCTGCGGCTCTCGACGAGCGACGGGCCGCCGATGGCGGTTCTGGATGTGACGGACGAGGGTCCCGGCTTCCCCGAGGCGTTCCTACCGTATGCGTTCGAGCGGTTCCGCCGCGCCGACCCCTCCCGGTCTGTCGGGCAGGGCGGCGTCGGTATCGGTCTCTCGATCGTCGCCGCGCTGGTGCACCACCACGGGGGGACGGTCAGCGCCACCAACGGTGCGTCGGGTGGCGCCCACGTCCAGGTCCGGCTTCCCCGACCGCCCACCGAAACGGTGGACGCGTAG
- a CDS encoding response regulator transcription factor: MRVLVVEDHPRMAALLQRGLVEEGYSVDVAVDGVDAVWQATEFTYDAVVLDVMLPELDGFEVCRRLRADGCWAPVLMLTARKGVADRVTGLDVGADDYMEKPFSFVELAARLRALIRRGSPVRPSVLQVGDLRLDPATHRAWRGETELTLTAKEFALLRLFLSHPGEVLSRTAILEHGWDLAFDGVSNVVDQYVAYLRRKIDRPFHRSDLETVRGAGYRLRATRTAPTRAG, from the coding sequence ATGCGTGTCCTCGTCGTGGAGGACCACCCGCGGATGGCCGCGCTGCTCCAGCGTGGTCTGGTCGAGGAGGGGTACAGCGTCGACGTCGCTGTGGACGGCGTCGACGCCGTCTGGCAGGCCACGGAGTTCACCTACGACGCGGTGGTCCTCGACGTGATGTTGCCCGAGCTCGACGGCTTCGAGGTCTGCCGACGGCTCCGTGCAGACGGCTGCTGGGCGCCGGTGCTGATGCTGACGGCCCGCAAGGGGGTGGCCGACCGGGTGACCGGTCTGGACGTGGGCGCCGACGACTACATGGAGAAGCCGTTCAGCTTCGTCGAGCTCGCGGCTCGCCTGCGCGCCCTCATTCGGCGTGGTTCGCCCGTGCGCCCATCCGTACTGCAGGTCGGGGACCTGCGACTCGACCCCGCCACCCACCGGGCCTGGCGCGGGGAGACCGAGCTGACACTGACCGCAAAGGAGTTCGCTCTGCTGCGGCTGTTCCTCTCCCACCCCGGCGAGGTGCTCTCGCGGACGGCGATCCTCGAGCACGGCTGGGACCTCGCGTTCGACGGGGTCTCGAACGTCGTCGACCAGTACGTGGCCTACCTGCGGCGCAAGATCGACCGCCCCTTCCACCGGTCCGACCTCGAGACGGTGCGCGGTGCGGGCTACCGGCTGAGGGCAACCCGCACCGCGCCCACCCGAGCCGGGTGA